ACCTGTGGACCTGTTCCCATGTCAGGTGCTGGAACATCTGTGTGAATTCCAATAAGATCGTGTATCTTTTGGGTGAAAACTCTTGTAAGTCTTTCTAGCTCAGAGATGCTTAATTCCCCGGGATCACATCCTATCCCCCCTTTCGCCCCACCATATGGGATATTTGCTACTGCTGTCTTCCAAGTCATCAGTTGTGCTAAAGCATTCACTTCATCCGGGTCAACCTGTATCATCCATAAAATCATCCCATTGGGCCTCTAGCATTGTTTCAAAAGATTTCAAACATCAGAATGTAAATAACCTCTGGATGGTATCTGATTCCTCCCTTCATTGGGCCTCTAGCATTGTCATGCTGAACCCTGAACCCAACAAAAGATGCCAAAGAGCCATCATCTTTGGGAATGGTACACTCAACCTGCAATTTTGCTTAAAAGCAGTTAAAGAAGAGTCGGACAAACTAGATCAAATCGGTATGCATAAGGAAATTAGAGTCCTCAATAAGCAAATCTGCCTCATGGTTATCCTAACATAAGCAAAATccttaaataatcatcaaatTATGATCACTTTTCCGCTTGATAGGTGTAGCAGTTCCTGTAAACAGTGTGCATTGAGGCTTTAAGTCACCAAGTCAAACTTGATTGGACAAATGAACAATGAAATCATAGTTTTTGTATGATAATATAGTCTAGGCCTTTTAAGCACTGAAAGCCTCATATCGTGTGCTCTATAATCAGCTTGGCATATGCAGCTGAAATAACTAACCGAAAGTGTCTAATCTCATCCATATAGACCATATATACTaacatttttttagaaaaaaaaaaaaaataatcgaaCATACGTAGACAACGGAATGGATGTTGACAGCTAATTGAGAAAGAACATCCAGTGATTTCATGAAAATGTTCTAGCATTCTTGTGatcctttttgtttgtttcctaTCCGATAAAGCAATTACGGTTTCAAACATAGGTATTATCAGAGAGAATTTGCAATGGGAGAGAATATCAAGACATTTAATCACCTTGATTTCCCTAAAAGGaattaataaacttttttcCAGCTTAGAGTCCAAACCCAAAAGCCGAGCTGCCAGCTTAAAGTTTCTGTTGGTTGCCACTAGTGCATTCATGGTTGTCTGAAAACAGTCTGTAAAGCAAAACACAGAAATTAGATCTCTCTCTTGCAGATGCAAGGAAGGAAGATGGGTCAATTTAAGTCAATCTGTCATTAGCACAAGAGATATATATAGCAGTTAGTCCGAGTCGATAACAAACAATAATCAAGAACATATTAATAGACGCAAGTAAGAAAGATTAGATCAAAAGCTCGTTCACTCCAATCAGACAAAATAGCAGCTAACAGTTATCATTTGATTGCAATATGCtgcaaaaacataaaatgagaGATATCAACATCACAATTTATAAGAAAACATATGAGACATGTGATGTGGGTCTTGCTGCGGCCAAGCAGAAGTTACTAAACACCAATACTTGTTTGCATTTTGAAGGCAACAGCAGACAAAGTTGTTGGCATAAGAGTTAGAGGCACCCattattgaaaaagatttttGCTTTGTCTCTCAGAAGAGATTCCAAAGATAATACAGGAAAGAAACCCCTCATGCTGCGGTGGAATAAGCAATCAAACTCAAAGGCCTCTAATGCATTTTCCATTTGTCGTCACTCAAAAGTGGCATATCTCTATAATTGTATTTGCTCGATAATTAATGTATAAGCAATTTTAATGGTCTGAATATTTCGATAAAATTCTAGTCAGTATTGCTAAAGCATCTACAAAACTAGGAAAATGACCTCAAGATTTCAGAACTGCAGGCAGGCAAGTAGCAAATGGGCACAATGTCAGGAGACCCTggccaatatttattttttgaaacttAGAATTGCAGATTGAAAAGCATGGCAATGGTGTTCTTATAATATTCAAATGCCTtgcacatatataatatataaggtTTGTGCATCACGATGTGGTAATAAATTAATCCAATGGATTTTGACaccatgcagctagctagcgtTGTAATATCCACAGAGTCTGATTGAATGTGGTAAGCTAGTTCTCCAGTAGCGGTACTTTGTTAATTTTCTTCCTTCCGTAACATGAACCTGTCCCCCTTATAACCCCCTCCGGCCAgtcttttaaattgaaatattgaGATTGACTTGTGTTTGTTCTGAACATGATATCGCTAATGGTCTCAGAACAGATTGAATCCGACCCAGCGTTACCAATCTAATCTAGGCATGGAATACTGGATTTTTCAGTTCGTAAAAGACTAATAAAtcagattaaaagaaaaaaaaaggtttttattTCTGTACTGCTAACTATTCCGCTATAAACTAAATTTGTTAGAATCCCATACTCGTATTTTTGGACCTATATTAGAgcctaagatattttaaaatgtcaGCATATGTAGACCATGGCATTAATGTTTCCAGCCCAAAATGATATAAATGGATGGAAGGAATAGAAAAGTTGCCCCAAACCCAGGACTTGGCCCATGATATTAGAGAAGAGCCGAAGTCCACCAAAGGTCAACTCACAAACCAGAGGGCTGCATCTCTTTTTAGATCTCTCTGCTTGAATTCGGACAAGACTTTCTTTCTTTGGTGGGGAAGTAGAAGATTATAATGAAGCTCCAACCAAGTAAGAAATTAGATGATTACACACAAAAGAAAAGGATGGCGGAATGATTACCAAAAGAGagtgaaacaaaacatttacaagATAGAGAGGAATGTTATAGGTTTCatacccagagagagagagagagagagagagagagtagtatATATTGAACCTTGAAATTCAGCAGCTAGCAAATGAATTTGATTCTGGGGTTGAAAGAAACGAGGGCTagatacaagttaatataagaGGGAATCTAGTTAGGAATAAATAAGGAGAAGCGGAGGAGGAATAAGAATCTAATTCGAGAGGAATCCAAGCCGGGAATCAGTGCAAATGAAATCCAGAATCGTGCTGACATAAATACAAAAGAGAGAAGGCTGTGGAAATAGGACGACAGGATGAGATGAAGGTCATCCAACATGTGTTAGGCTTCTCAAAAGAATATGATACCCTTTTTACCACACAGCATATATCAAACTCATCTTCCATTAACCTCTCTCACACACTCACACTCACACTACTACTACTCTTTCGTCGCTTGCCAGTCAATGACTCAACAGGGAGAGTGACAGAGAGAGAAGAACAATAATCAAACGTGGAAAGGCAAAGCAACAAATGGTTATGGAAGAAGGTGCAATCCAACGCGATTgccatattattattattgcaaaaGAGtcatttttttgaaacataagtAGCTGCCCTGCCATATTAATGTTCTCTGCTCCTTCCTTGCCCGTCCGTTTGAATGGCATAGTGATTAACAGCTAGCTCTGTGTCTCAGTGTTTGCTTGCGTGTACGTGTGTGCGTCaataatcataatcataatcataattatcaggttatttaattttaaatatttgcttTTGAAGGTGTCGTCAGACAGAGAATGCACAATGAGGAAAGCTAAagccaataaaaaagaaacaaagaaagaggaaaactTGATTAATACGTAGCTTTCTATCAATTTTATTCAACAACTTGCCTTCTGTTGAAATTCTCTTTAAGCTTAGCTAATGGGTCATCAATTGCATCTACTTGTCAtcttcaactatatatatatagtcatcaTTTTACAATATTTGAAAGTGAACGTTTATATATCATATCCGAATGAGcaccgcatatatatatatatatatctgttatATCATAGTATATACCTTACTGATCATGCTCTCAACTTTATTCTTAGTCCCTGACTTTATATTGTAtacgttattattattatttgtttgaaaaaaagggTAAAAGATGAATCAATGTGTGTTTATATACAGTGGATCGATCATGATACaactatatatctctctctGATGTAACCATtgctaaaaattttattcatgtaTCTAAAATATACCACATCGAGTGGAGCACAAGACTTAATTgatctcttttctcttctcacTCTAATTAAAATGATCATTAacattgttaataataattaaaaaaaaaattcaattgatAAGTCGGTGTGAATAATACACTTAGTAAAGACATaatttgatagaaaaaaaatcttaaaatttgaattttaaaaattaaattttatcatttaaatgatgtgaatAATATATTCACTCTACAGATTTACTTGATTGAGAATATAATAAGTCTTAAGGAAGTGGTccagaaaatgatatttttttctccattaaaGATAATAATTGAGAGAAGTTTGGAAGAAAGGCGCAGAAACCAATAAGAATGGAGGGTCAAAAGGTTGGATTTCCACTACACCAATTAAGAAGACCTACTACGCATCCAAAGTGACAATTAAAAGATGAGATAAATAAGAAACCAAACTCTTTCCGTCCATCTACAGCTACAATTaccgtttgtttttagagatgagatgagattagatgagttgagattaaagttaaaaagttgaataaaatattgttaaaatatattttttaatattattattgttttgggatttgaaaaagttgaattgtttattttattttgtgtgagaatttgggaaagttgtaatgatgaggtgagatgagatgagatgagatgagatgtttttgaaaaacaaacaagtgtAGCCAATTAGGCTTCTTccttaatttgtaatttattattgtgtttgCTAATTTTATGAACATgcaattaaatcataaaaaagttgCAATGATATGATACTCAAAACACTTCAAATTATTAAACGAGTGTAGCACTCATGCATGTTTAATAcaccaaattaaaaagatttttttgatttcaaaataagcttaaaattaacaatgATTGATTTGATTATGAGAAAGGAAGAAATTTGATTTGATGCTTTAGTTCCTTCCCATGAGTTTGGgggggttgggttgggttgggacTTAAAAATTATTCCATTCTTCAACTAGTGGACGTCACAGTCCATTTAAACAAGTCGACGATCGAATCAACCCAAAGAGAGATGGTTggattattctttctttcttttttattatattttccaaTATTTGCTGGTTTCCTCTTACCTTCCTCAATAAGTAAATCGGAAATAGATGAAGATGAAACTCCGTACAAAAACTGATTAGAAGGGCATGAAAGGAAATCTGTAATCCAaaactatatgaaaaaataatatacacataatacttttatattatatttcacaattatattttaaaataaagagtattattataaaatattatataaaactaacaacactttacaaaaatatctttattttatattatgtattataaaaaatattataaaaatattaagtatgtatcattactcaaaccATAAATGCATACACAGGTGCACTATGGTGTAATGGGGCCACAGAGTAGAGTAGTGATGATAGAAAGATGGAGGGGAACGTTGATTGCCACTAGCTACTGCTACCCACAGAGAATTATTGTTGGAATTCCGTGTCAGAATCTACAAACACCGCCTCCTCCACCATGGCACAggatataatctctttgtatttaTACCAGCACTTAAAAGATTGcgtttgatttttaaatttagttgagtttagtttaattttaaattgaatttaatatctaaatattaaatttttaaaattttaaattcatcctaatttaaaatctttttatatgtGAGacctataatatttttcaacttaatatttttataagtgagatatataacttttttaaattttttataaaatgtattaaattcatcttaacatttaaatatattttaaatttaatttagatgaattctacataattttatttattattcaattcattactattcataaataatttaactactcagctcaacatctaaacgtagtcttaatttttggttttctttagATAAAGTGAATCAAAGTAATCAATGCTTTTCAAAGAATAAGTTTTAATTAGGTTAGGTAAtgaatatttaacttttatatatgtcCTGAAAACTTCTGATTTACGTAGAAAATCAGAGTGCCATTAGATTTAGGTGGAATCCAAActgtgaataataaataatattgcaaGAACCGAATCAAGCCCAATTAATTATTTGTGCAGAAAAGTAGGAAAGAGCAAGATTGCTTCCACTTCCCTCcatttgtatataaattataaggtAAAGGTGTCTTCTTAACAAGATCAAAATTTTAGACTCATTTCGTTACACAAATTTAAATGAtctcactttattttattttatataatcattataatttattcaatttttaacataatgtctcatttcatttcacttaaattacataaccaaacgagaccaaCAGCAAGTAATCATATGCTGAACTTAAAAGTAGACGTTTCCATAATGGGCCATATTCAATACCAACCTTTTGTTGTACACAATCAGTTGTGGAGCTCCTACTCTGGCAAGTTCATTCTCACCTATCCAATCGGTGGTTGGAGTTCTATCTTAAAAGACAATCAAAACCATTTATTTTGGATCAAACGACAAACATTAGACACCTCATCCATTTATACCACAACGATTATCTTGGGCCTTTTACATACCTATTCTATTTCTATAGGACAATAACTtcaaatctctttattctattTGTTCTACAGTTGGAAAAATAACTCGTACAATATATCTAGATTGTGGAGTTTACCAGTAACAGTAATCGTTAAGAGAACAAGATCCTTCTTTGAAATGATGGAAGTGATTCCGATCCCTAACTATGATTTCTCTCTTATAGACTCTTGAGATTGTCTTTGTGCCACCGTGATGTGATAGTCTGTACGTGCTCTTATATTCTTTGATGAGTATCTTAATTCTCATCATCCTCCAATCATCTCATGAAgtgatattagataattaaagattatttattatattttatttataaatctatcatttaatcCTACatcatgaaattataaaaaaatggtgaaaaaataaatgatgaatagatttttttattcttcaatATTCGAATTGTAGTTCTGGGTGGAGTTCTGATAAGACAAAGGCAATGGCTAACTTATCATCTTCCTTATAAGCATCTTGGGCTTGAGATCCCAAAATCGAGtgcaatgagagagagggagcgtgATTGAGATTGAGAGTGAGAGGTATTTAGAAGGTGAGatcgtgagagagagaaaatcagACCttcaaaggagagagaaagtggGGAAAGAGAGATTGGCTTGGAGGTGGAACTCATCCCCTATAATTACTGCTATTGTTCACTTCTTAAAATTTATACGTATTACAATtttattggagggtgtaaataTACTCTTAACATCACTTCCGATCCCTAGACGTTCTATTTCTAGAAATTATTGATACTACCCATCTTATTCATCTACTTTCATTCTCTCtcgattttatttcattttttttattaaaattattaatatatctttatttactttttatttttattaccatctaattaatatatgatttattatttttattcttctatcttaatgataaaatatgtgtgcatttaaatataaaataaaaataaaaaattccatattaattagatatatatgtatggtCTAAGACTTCTTTATaccatttctcttattaatacACCACACTAATCTTAGTCTTACCCAATGGCACAAACTCTTTAtcaaaccatatataaatttataattacagGTTCCACGTCACCCAAAACGGAAGGTTGGGACCCATCCGAGACTGACCACAGGTCCACAGGACCACAAGCTAAGGTTCCGTTGGATTCGGCGAAGATGCATCATTCACACGGACACACAAAGTCGCGAAGgctttttttaggaaaaaaaaaaaaaagaaaaaagctaaaaaacagGAAGAAGGTGGAGGCAGTGGCACTCGACTCGGTGTGCGTCCAGATTCATTCattccaaaaaccaaaaacaatatatacccctcaacaaaatggaacCCCCCAAAAGCACGGGagcaccaccacctcctccaccGTATACACAATTCACTGCTTTCCCTCTCACCCAAACCAGCAAAAaggtattctctctctctctctctctctctctctgtgatatATCCGATATACGATCGTTTTGTTTCATGGGTCATGCTAACCCCAAGTGTCCGCTTCCTTTATGGAAAATGTGTGCTACTGTACGCTTTTACGTTCATCAATTACCAGTTTTCTTTCTGTCTCCAAATTTAATCTTCATTCAACATGACTTTTCccatttatttcatatttataccgcacttttttattattatttccgCAAAATACACAATCAATCAAattcgggggggggggggcgcatTTTCTCAATTCGATATAAGTTTGTTCCCCgacattatctttttttattccaGTATAGCCATATATCTGCATTCTCTGCTTCTTCATTGCCCTTGAATCTTCAAATTAAACTAACAGAATAGCGTGTGTCTAGATCAGTGTGGAAGACCCGAAATTAACCCGATCAGTCTTGTTGTTCCTTTTTTGAGCCGTTGGTTGGCAACTATAACGGGTTGTCTCTCCACTCCAGCCAATCCCTGAATACCTAATGTCAAACTTCCTCTTTGCTGGACAAAATTTCTTGCttcttttcttatcatattcatgTGTGAGGTATATGTCTACATACATTAtctgggtatttttttttctgtgttcGTTTGATACTTTCTGTCCCCTTTTTCTTATATTTGTACCATAAAACATATGATTATAATATGAGATCTTTGACTTTGGACGATAAAAAccttttattaaaattcttcATATTTGTATTGCTGTTAATGATTCGACGTTTATATGTGGGAAGGAACAGAAGGAAAGTTTCCGATGTCTACTCTGAGCAATTcaacaaatatattttggcAAGAATGTCCAGTTGGGAAGGTTGAGAGGCAAAAGCTACTTAATCAAAAAGGTTGTGTCGTATGGATTACGGGTCTCAGCGGATCAGGTTTGGTTTTTAATCTGACTAGCCTCTTTTTCATATTCTATATTGTAGGGACCCTAGATTAGCACCTTGCCCATGGCTCTTAGGGATGTGTTGTGGTATTTTTCTTGTTGTAGATATTATGCCATATTTTTCCAAGTTGGACTTTGGGTTGTTGACTTTATTTTCTAGCTGGCTTGCATATAAAGTAAATTTCCAATCTGACATTAGGCTTACATCTATTGTGTCCGCTGCACTTTTATCATCTTGCATTGGTTTTGGATGCAATTTGGGTGATCTATTGACTAGAAGGTGCCCTGGCGTTTCTCTTAGTTTCCCCCATGCATATGTTTGTGTGCGCAACTAACTCTCATTGAGGAAAAGATGAGGCAGGGTAATTTGAGATGGTTTGACCATGTACGATGCAGATCAAGTAGTCTGCTATATTCGACGTAGATGCTATGCCTTGCTGAACTCTTTTGTCCAAATTGTTTAGGAAAAAGCACTCTGGCATGTTCACTAAGTAGAGAACTGCACTCTAGGGGAAAGCTGTCGTATGTCCTTGATGGAGATAACCTTCGACATGGACTAAACAAGGACCTCAGTTTCAAACCAGAAGATCGGACTGAAAATATACGGAGAGTTGGTAAGTTtctgtttttccttctttttgtttttgtttttttttaaaacaacagaCAATTTTTTGGACTTGGAGGTGTTTGAGCAGTGAGGACTATATTGAATTTAAGTTCACTTGTCTGTCATATTGTTTACTAAGGGCTATTATAATGTGAAGGCTAGCATTTGGTCAATTTCAGTACAGCATATGAGTTGTGcttaagttattatttatttaatctagGGGAAGTCTCAAAACTCTTTGCGGATGCTGGTCTGATCTGTATTGCGAGTCTGATATCTCCATATAGAAAAGATCGGGATGCTTGCCGTGCAATGTTGCCAGATGCAAATTTTATTGAGGCAAGGCTCCTCATGAGGTTTAGCATGGTTTtgacttggtttttttttttattttcaaggtGGAATTCATTTTTACCTTTATGTAAACAGGTTTTTATGAACATGCCTCTAACATTGTGTGAAGCGAGGGATACAAAAGGCCTTTACAAGCTGGCACGTGCTGGAAAGATCAAAGGTATGCTTTTTAACATGCTTACCGTGCACTTTTGGTGCATTGACATGATGTCTTCTTTTccccccaaaagaaaagaaagagccTGTTATCTGTTTTGTTAGTTATGTCTGCTTATTATTAGGTGAAAATCAATCCCAATAAGAGAAGGGGAGAAAACAAATTGTAATGTGTAACTAAAAACCCCTTACACTATTTAGAAAGGGGCACTATTtaccaacccctaggggttggctcaagtggtaaaggccttggtctcgGTGGTCTGCTCCCTCCAATTTCCAAGGTTCGAATCTtaatgggtgcaaacaatctctaggggccatcggattgGGGGATtatccccttgaattacccgatgtGCATTTGCGGGAAACTCTTTgccaagggcctgtgcacccctgaGATTAGTTAGGACGCTattcctggacacccggtgccaataaaaaagaaaagaaaagaaagggccACTATTTACCTGCCATTATAAGCTGTGTTCTCTGCATCATCAGTTTGCTTTGGGCTGGGGAGATAGATCTTAATGGGCTTAATGTCCATGAGTTTCTTATTTCAGTTGTAAATAAATCTTAGTTATGTATTACTCGTGTATACGTCCTATTtacttggctatgcctattattatgaataaaacttcttgattatctattaaaaaaatcatcagTTTGAAAGAACCCAAGAATACACCACATGAATATTAGTGTGGTTACTTTTCCCATGTTGCATCGCCCTTAtgtaaataaagttttttttagttatagAGAAATCATGTATGAgcttattttaactttatatgaGCATCCCTAATAGCTGACGTGAATCCTTATTTGGTGACTAATTAGGGTAGTAAAACTAAAAACTGACCCTCAACTATTTCATGGTTGAGTTGACAGCCACCTCATGTGGTATGGATTGTCAGCACATTATTATGGATCATGGCacatgaattgttttttttcttatcgtATCTTCAAGTGAATCTATTATGCACATcaatcaatatttattaaagaaaaaatttggagAGCAGCCACTGTTTGGGGAGCAGCCGGATCACACCTTACGTGGCTTAAGGAAATGACCAAAAACTCCCTACAACAAAACCCACATTTCACACGTTCCCTCTCTCAGATTTCAcccatttcaaattctttttactttctctctcccccctGCGTTGCCCAAGCCCATCCCCCCGCCCGTCGCCCATCctctccccccacccccacccccacgcCCACCACTCGCGTCGCCCATCCTTTGCTGGATCTGAAAGGGGTGGTCATGGGGAGGCTATGGTGGAGCTAGTGGTGCTGCTGACTGTTGAGGTGGCGGTATGGTGGTGCAGATATGGCcgtgagggagagaggaagGTCGGCGTGGGCTGGGGAAGGAGGGTATGTCCGAGGGTTGGAGGTCCGGCATGCTCGTGGGTGGCGATGTGCGGCCATAGGTGGCGGATCTAAGCCGGGACATGGGGAAACTGTGTAGAGAAAGGGCGTGCATGCGAGGGAAGAGGGAGGAGCTATGGGCCTCGGGCTGGGGGAGGAGGAAGGGCTCGGTGGTGGTGTTCGGTGGCTGCAGTGGGAGGCCTAGTCAACGGCGGCGGCGGATTTGGGCTGCAACGGCAAGGACCTGCGTGCGTGCGagggaagagggagaggggtTGCGACGAGAGGGAGGGGGACGCGggatgggtttaaaaaaaaaaaaaaggacatccACTTCAAGTGTAGGGTGTGCTTAATAAACAATGGTTGCTCTATAGTTTTACTCTTTATTTAACCATATacattgtgataccccattctgataagtgataaaatggtaggtggtatatgagatcccatattacttggaaatgagaagttcttgttcaTTATCATGTTCCGATGggacttcaattgtatcatcGACTAgcccttttggagtataggccatgtggctTGAGCATTCCATGGCGTTACAAAT
This genomic interval from Juglans regia cultivar Chandler chromosome 3, Walnut 2.0, whole genome shotgun sequence contains the following:
- the LOC108983579 gene encoding adenylyl-sulfate kinase 3; this translates as MSTLSNSTNIFWQECPVGKVERQKLLNQKGCVVWITGLSGSGKSTLACSLSRELHSRGKLSYVLDGDNLRHGLNKDLSFKPEDRTENIRRVGEVSKLFADAGLICIASLISPYRKDRDACRAMLPDANFIEVFMNMPLTLCEARDTKGLYKLARAGKIKGFTGIDDPYEPPLNCEIEIQQKDGFCPTPGAMAVQVVSYLEEKGYLEDQ